A DNA window from Candidatus Poribacteria bacterium contains the following coding sequences:
- a CDS encoding efflux RND transporter permease subunit has protein sequence MSIPKMSVNNPVLANMLMIIIIAFGVYAWINLPRELTPEIALQSANVTTLYPGASPEEVEKLVTAPIEDAIEENVSKINLLFSNSSEGRSVISVDFEEMSDRDFDKELENLRTAVEQVNELPAEILDDPKVEELDVSSGFPMLTIVVGGTISETQMRDVAENLKDDILDIKNIASVRIAGLREREIWIEVNPDRLKAYHIPIASIITALGASNLNLPAGTMELGSTEFMVRTMGEFANPDTIGETIIAVQPTGTPLRLKDVATVSDTYAEARTLSRIYGAPSISLSVQKKTEGNTIALVAELRELVEKRRSDLPEGAELTAVNDYSVILKERLGILETNAFFGLMLVVLMLLLFIGWRNAVFAALGIPVAFMATFWFMSVGGYSLSGVSLFGLILVVGIVVDDAIVVIENIYRHIERGESPKVAAIRGAEEVGWPVLAASLTTICAFGPLMFMSGTAGQFMRVVPIMAILVLLASLFEVFVILPAHVAEWGKTKTRTGRSRFENIRTRSPNTFALSAYIIGFFAWFGTVFDLIRNRYVRILKVTIRHRYAFVGSVLFIGLIACFGAFVVLDKELFPGEDFPQFYVKAEMPPSYGMQETTAVVAQLEEAAKTLPSSEVAAIVSNIGLHTPTSGMMEGVTYGSNFGEVIVELTPKQERTRGVDDIIAELRTKTTTVSGIEELNFITQEGGPPQGQDVEVKVKGPRFEQLIALSDTLKASLSQMDGVYDIRDDFRTGKSELRIYLKPEKAHQYGLTTFQIAQTVRTAIEGAKATTYREADEAIDVIVKYEEDTLTNFAELNNLLIATPTGAIVPLKDVADITEEKGYSDIRRFDGERAITVYASVDRAKTTPFTVNQALIGTFANVESLYPGYQLDFRGLFDEIIESFSELWKLFIVGLLLIYVVLGAQFKSFIQPIIIMFAVPFGMIGAMVGLLLANATLSMVAMFGIVALSGIVVNDSIVLIDFINSYRERGHNKWYAILKGGYVRLRPIILTSLTTVIGLIPMAVGLGGKSPIWMPMAYTIIFGLSLATTMTLFVMPALYAITTDLRGLVLRNPEERFRTVSDEDLFGAAVPADD, from the coding sequence ATGTCCATCCCCAAAATGTCCGTGAACAATCCTGTTTTAGCGAATATGTTAATGATTATCATCATCGCTTTCGGGGTGTATGCATGGATAAACCTACCCCGAGAACTCACCCCAGAAATCGCATTGCAGAGCGCGAATGTAACGACGCTGTATCCGGGAGCATCCCCGGAAGAAGTTGAAAAACTCGTCACCGCCCCTATTGAAGACGCTATTGAGGAAAATGTCAGCAAAATCAATCTGCTGTTCTCTAACTCTTCGGAAGGTAGATCTGTGATCTCCGTCGATTTTGAAGAGATGAGTGACCGAGATTTCGACAAAGAACTTGAGAACCTACGCACTGCTGTAGAGCAGGTGAACGAACTACCAGCAGAGATTTTGGACGATCCGAAAGTTGAAGAATTGGATGTCTCCTCTGGTTTTCCGATGTTGACGATTGTTGTGGGCGGCACCATTTCGGAAACGCAGATGCGGGATGTTGCTGAAAACCTTAAGGACGACATCTTAGACATCAAAAACATTGCCTCCGTCCGAATCGCAGGTCTCCGTGAGCGGGAAATATGGATTGAGGTGAATCCCGATCGGTTGAAGGCGTATCATATTCCCATTGCCTCTATCATCACGGCACTTGGTGCCAGTAATTTGAATCTCCCTGCTGGCACGATGGAGCTTGGTAGCACGGAGTTCATGGTGCGGACAATGGGTGAATTCGCGAACCCCGACACAATCGGTGAGACTATCATCGCCGTTCAACCGACGGGTACACCGTTGCGCTTGAAGGATGTCGCAACCGTCTCGGACACCTACGCAGAAGCGAGAACCTTATCCCGTATTTATGGAGCCCCGTCCATTAGTTTGAGTGTCCAAAAAAAGACCGAGGGAAATACCATTGCATTGGTTGCCGAACTTCGGGAACTCGTTGAAAAACGAAGAAGCGATCTCCCTGAAGGTGCCGAATTGACAGCGGTCAACGACTATTCGGTTATTCTTAAAGAGCGACTGGGGATTCTTGAAACAAATGCGTTTTTCGGTTTGATGCTCGTTGTGTTAATGCTCCTTCTCTTTATCGGATGGCGGAACGCCGTATTCGCTGCGCTTGGGATACCGGTAGCGTTCATGGCAACCTTCTGGTTTATGTCTGTGGGTGGCTACTCCCTCAGCGGTGTCTCCCTGTTTGGACTTATTTTAGTTGTAGGGATTGTTGTGGACGATGCTATCGTCGTGATAGAGAACATTTATCGACATATCGAGAGAGGTGAATCCCCGAAAGTCGCGGCTATTCGCGGTGCGGAAGAGGTTGGATGGCCGGTCTTAGCCGCCAGTTTGACGACAATCTGCGCGTTTGGTCCCTTGATGTTCATGTCTGGCACTGCGGGTCAGTTCATGCGGGTTGTGCCAATCATGGCGATTCTCGTTCTATTGGCTTCACTTTTTGAAGTGTTTGTGATTTTACCTGCGCACGTTGCCGAGTGGGGTAAAACGAAAACCCGGACAGGACGGAGCAGATTTGAAAATATCCGCACTCGATCACCGAATACCTTTGCCCTCAGTGCCTATATCATCGGATTTTTTGCGTGGTTCGGCACGGTTTTTGACCTTATTCGGAACCGGTATGTGAGAATCTTGAAAGTAACGATTCGTCACCGGTATGCCTTTGTAGGGAGCGTCCTCTTTATCGGCTTAATCGCCTGCTTTGGCGCGTTTGTAGTTCTTGACAAGGAATTGTTCCCCGGTGAAGATTTCCCACAATTCTACGTCAAAGCCGAAATGCCACCTTCTTATGGCATGCAGGAGACAACAGCCGTCGTTGCGCAACTTGAAGAAGCCGCCAAAACACTTCCGTCAAGTGAAGTCGCTGCAATCGTCAGCAACATCGGTTTACATACACCGACCTCGGGTATGATGGAAGGCGTTACCTATGGGTCAAATTTCGGGGAGGTTATTGTTGAGCTCACACCAAAACAGGAACGCACTCGCGGTGTAGATGACATCATCGCAGAACTGAGGACGAAAACTACAACTGTTAGTGGAATTGAAGAACTAAATTTCATCACACAGGAAGGCGGTCCTCCACAAGGACAAGACGTTGAAGTGAAAGTAAAGGGACCGAGATTTGAACAGCTTATTGCACTCAGTGATACCCTTAAAGCATCCCTCTCGCAAATGGACGGTGTCTACGACATTCGAGATGACTTTCGTACGGGTAAATCCGAACTGCGTATCTACCTGAAACCGGAAAAGGCACATCAGTACGGGTTAACCACATTCCAGATTGCCCAAACAGTGCGCACTGCTATTGAGGGAGCCAAAGCGACAACTTATCGCGAAGCAGACGAGGCGATTGATGTCATCGTCAAATATGAAGAAGATACCCTCACTAATTTTGCAGAACTTAACAATCTGTTAATCGCAACCCCTACCGGTGCGATTGTTCCACTCAAGGATGTCGCGGATATCACAGAGGAGAAAGGCTATTCTGATATCCGCCGATTTGACGGTGAACGGGCGATTACAGTTTATGCCTCCGTAGATAGGGCAAAAACCACACCGTTTACGGTAAATCAGGCATTAATCGGTACATTCGCTAATGTCGAATCTCTATATCCGGGATATCAACTCGATTTTCGAGGGCTTTTCGATGAGATTATAGAGTCCTTTTCCGAGTTGTGGAAATTGTTCATTGTTGGGCTGTTGTTAATCTATGTTGTGTTAGGCGCGCAATTCAAATCGTTTATACAACCGATTATCATTATGTTCGCTGTCCCGTTCGGGATGATAGGTGCGATGGTTGGGCTCCTGCTTGCCAATGCGACGCTTAGTATGGTCGCGATGTTTGGGATCGTCGCGCTCTCTGGAATTGTGGTGAACGATTCTATTGTGCTCATCGACTTCATCAATTCATACCGAGAACGGGGTCACAACAAGTGGTATGCGATCCTGAAAGGTGGGTATGTCCGATTACGTCCGATTATTCTCACCTCGCTGACGACAGTTATCGGACTCATTCCGATGGCAGTCGGTCTCGGCGGCAAATCACCGATCTGGATGCCGATGGCATATACCATCATCTTCGGACTCTCACTTGCAACGACGATGACGCTCTTTGTGATGCCTGCGCTTTATGCGATCACAACAGATCTGCGTGGACTCGTCCTGAGAAATCCGGAAGAACGCTTCCGAACCGTTTCAGACGAAGACCTATTCGGTGCTGCGGTCCCGGCTGACGATTAG
- a CDS encoding transposase yields MSSHLTKLKKLEKYQQWNIPYSWALQNVLKRLAQSFREMKTLGRGHPQFKSCKKHKGMTFSGEQVKIAYLLPKQKNQRNHPTYQIRLNGRWYRFALHRPIQGDIKRVQVTRDALGDVYITLTEDYSEVKYEPKTGKAEGFDFGIKDFLTGSDGERYGSPMFYTHNADKLAKAQKSHSRKVKGCNNRERERKNVARIHKKTANQRTDHHWKLAIELCKKFDILFFEDLNLRGMKALWGKQVSDLAFGEFMQKLKHQSKKRIRSVLKIDRWSPTSKCCSVCQHKNDNLTLADRNWTCPECHTHLDRDQNAAMNILKEGIASFGLGVVRPIVLFNRIVGISVEASSPLLKSTNASA; encoded by the coding sequence ATGTCTTCCCATTTGACGAAACTCAAGAAACTTGAGAAGTATCAACAGTGGAATATCCCGTACTCGTGGGCTTTGCAAAATGTTTTGAAACGATTAGCACAAAGTTTTCGTGAAATGAAAACACTCGGTAGAGGTCACCCGCAGTTCAAATCATGTAAAAAACACAAAGGGATGACCTTTAGCGGTGAACAGGTCAAGATTGCGTATTTGCTACCGAAGCAGAAAAACCAAAGAAATCACCCGACGTATCAAATCCGATTAAACGGACGTTGGTATCGGTTCGCCTTACACCGTCCGATACAAGGCGACATCAAACGTGTTCAGGTTACAAGGGATGCCCTCGGAGACGTGTATATCACCCTCACAGAAGACTATAGCGAAGTCAAATATGAACCCAAGACAGGTAAAGCTGAAGGGTTCGACTTTGGAATCAAAGACTTCCTGACTGGCAGTGACGGTGAACGCTACGGTTCTCCGATGTTCTACACACACAACGCGGATAAGTTGGCGAAAGCACAAAAGTCACATTCTCGGAAAGTCAAAGGGTGTAACAACAGAGAACGGGAACGCAAGAACGTTGCCCGTATCCATAAGAAAACTGCCAATCAGAGAACAGACCACCATTGGAAACTTGCGATAGAGCTGTGCAAAAAGTTTGATATTCTGTTCTTTGAAGACCTGAACCTTCGGGGTATGAAAGCCCTTTGGGGAAAACAAGTCTCTGACCTTGCCTTCGGTGAGTTCATGCAGAAACTCAAACACCAATCCAAAAAACGGATTCGCTCCGTGTTGAAGATTGACCGCTGGTCTCCGACAAGTAAGTGCTGTTCTGTGTGTCAACATAAAAATGATAACCTCACGCTCGCAGATAGGAACTGGACGTGTCCAGAGTGTCATACACACCTTGACCGCGACCAGAACGCTGCGATGAACATTCTCAAGGAAGGGATAGCTTCCTTTGGCTTAGGAGTCGTCAGACCGATTGTCCTGTTCAACAGGATTGTCGGCATCTCCGTTGAAGCGTCCAGTCCGCTTCTCAAATCCACAAATGCTTCTGCTTAA
- a CDS encoding FAD-binding protein, with product MDQKEQLIADLSTSLGSKNVLTDATALSVYECDAAPSFKAMPDVVVFADTAQQVSDIVKLANKYDTPFIARGGGTGLSGGMLSVQGGIIIALNRMDRILEVDLENERAVIEPGVVNLLLTEAVQNKGYHYAPDPSSQKACTIGGNIAENSGGPHTLKYGVTSDHVLGLEVVLPDGEIVELGGAVEETLGYDLRGVMIGSEGTFGIVTKAIVRLTRNPQAYQTALAVFETMDDASNAVSTIIGEGIIPAALEMMDTLVIRALEEAFQFGFPLDAEAILIVELDGIEAGMQNQTDQILEIFTQHNARKVDYAKDEAERQQLWKARKSAFGSFGRLAPNYITQDGVVPRTTLPKVLRRISEISEKYQIPIANVFHAGDGNIHPIVLFNERDADQCERVEHVNKEILTVCAEVGGTITGEHGIGVEKMDYMPLIFSSADMQVMATVKKVFNPTGLCNPGKIFPTAESYEKLGLPYDAAGSF from the coding sequence ATGGACCAAAAAGAACAACTCATTGCTGACCTCTCTACAAGCCTTGGATCTAAAAATGTGCTGACGGATGCGACTGCCTTGTCGGTATATGAATGCGATGCCGCTCCTTCTTTTAAGGCGATGCCGGATGTCGTGGTCTTCGCCGATACGGCGCAGCAGGTATCGGATATCGTAAAATTGGCGAATAAATACGACACGCCGTTTATCGCCCGTGGCGGCGGCACCGGCTTGAGTGGCGGTATGCTCTCCGTCCAAGGCGGAATTATCATTGCCCTCAATCGGATGGATCGTATCTTGGAAGTAGATCTTGAAAACGAACGCGCAGTTATTGAACCCGGTGTAGTTAACCTCCTGTTGACAGAGGCGGTGCAGAACAAAGGCTATCACTACGCGCCAGATCCATCAAGCCAGAAGGCATGCACGATAGGTGGGAATATCGCCGAAAATTCCGGTGGACCCCATACCCTGAAATACGGTGTTACATCCGACCATGTACTCGGGTTAGAAGTCGTTTTGCCGGATGGTGAAATTGTGGAATTGGGCGGTGCTGTTGAAGAAACACTCGGCTATGATCTGCGCGGTGTGATGATCGGCTCCGAAGGCACATTTGGAATCGTAACGAAAGCCATCGTCCGACTGACCCGGAACCCGCAGGCCTACCAAACCGCACTCGCTGTCTTTGAGACAATGGACGATGCTTCTAACGCTGTCTCAACGATTATCGGTGAAGGTATTATTCCGGCTGCCCTTGAAATGATGGACACGCTCGTCATTCGTGCGTTGGAAGAAGCCTTCCAGTTCGGGTTCCCGCTCGATGCCGAAGCGATTCTGATTGTGGAGCTTGATGGGATTGAGGCAGGTATGCAGAACCAGACCGATCAGATTCTGGAGATATTCACACAGCACAACGCGCGGAAGGTGGATTACGCCAAAGATGAGGCGGAGCGACAGCAACTCTGGAAGGCGCGAAAAAGCGCGTTTGGTTCATTCGGAAGACTCGCGCCAAATTATATCACTCAAGATGGCGTCGTGCCACGAACGACACTTCCCAAGGTGCTACGGCGGATCTCAGAGATCTCTGAGAAGTATCAGATCCCCATCGCGAATGTGTTCCACGCAGGGGACGGCAACATTCATCCTATCGTTCTCTTTAACGAGCGAGACGCTGACCAGTGTGAACGTGTAGAGCATGTCAACAAAGAAATCCTGACGGTATGTGCCGAAGTCGGTGGCACAATCACGGGTGAACACGGTATCGGCGTCGAAAAAATGGATTATATGCCGCTCATTTTCAGTTCTGCTGATATGCAAGTAATGGCAACTGTCAAAAAAGTCTTTAATCCTACGGGTCTTTGCAATCCCGGAAAGATTTTCCCCACAGCCGAATCTTATGAGAAGTTGGGTTTGCCATATGACGCAGCCGGGAGTTTTTAA
- a CDS encoding FAD-binding oxidoreductase, which yields MYDKLKDIVGESSILSEEQVTAYTFDGYVPKAVVLPTSVQEIQDVLRFAAKQDLSVMPAGAGTKLGIGNLPQKVDVVLATTRLNSVVEYEPADLTVTVEAGIRLKDLQTELAKHRQYLVLNPPSADRCTIGGIVATNASGSFRLRYGTARNQVLGLRVVRADGTVVKSGGKVVKNVAGYDLNKLYIGAFGTLGIITEVTLKLSPIPVRQAILTADFQNVQDAADTGLSIVGSQTLPMFVNLFVNSDPTRETTMEPTNENKPRLVTGFGGDPETVTWQLAQCQGIMEQNGAIGVTIVEDESLQHLQETVQEFSADNKNTEVVVAKLNLKRTDLAEFAAQIMEADWMSDVQMMALLGSGVLSVNIPVASDTDYQSLADALSQLRQTAMSKQGNLIIEVAPPELKRHIDVWGSVEGTLNLMKQLKAKFDPTGLLNPGRFISSI from the coding sequence TTGTACGATAAACTTAAAGATATTGTCGGCGAATCCAGCATCCTTTCAGAGGAGCAGGTCACAGCCTACACTTTTGATGGATATGTGCCGAAAGCAGTCGTTTTACCGACATCTGTCCAAGAGATCCAAGATGTCCTTCGATTCGCTGCAAAGCAGGACTTGTCCGTTATGCCGGCGGGAGCAGGCACGAAACTTGGCATCGGAAATTTGCCTCAGAAGGTGGATGTCGTCCTGGCAACAACACGCCTGAATAGTGTGGTGGAATATGAACCGGCGGATTTAACGGTGACTGTGGAAGCCGGTATCCGTTTGAAGGACCTTCAGACCGAGTTGGCGAAACATCGGCAGTATCTGGTGTTGAATCCACCGTCCGCAGACCGATGCACCATCGGTGGAATAGTCGCGACAAACGCGAGTGGCTCTTTCCGTTTGCGATATGGGACCGCCCGAAATCAGGTTTTGGGGTTGCGAGTTGTCCGCGCAGACGGCACCGTTGTCAAAAGTGGTGGCAAAGTGGTGAAAAACGTCGCTGGCTACGATCTCAATAAACTTTATATTGGGGCGTTTGGGACACTCGGTATCATTACCGAAGTAACCCTCAAGTTGTCTCCCATACCCGTTCGGCAAGCGATACTGACTGCGGATTTTCAGAACGTTCAGGATGCGGCTGATACCGGTTTAAGCATTGTTGGTTCACAAACACTGCCGATGTTTGTAAATCTGTTTGTCAATTCAGATCCAACGCGCGAGACAACTATGGAACCCACAAATGAAAATAAACCGAGGCTGGTGACAGGATTCGGTGGCGATCCCGAGACTGTAACGTGGCAATTGGCGCAGTGCCAAGGAATTATGGAACAAAACGGTGCGATAGGTGTGACAATTGTAGAAGACGAATCGTTACAGCACCTTCAGGAGACTGTTCAGGAATTCTCAGCAGATAACAAAAATACCGAAGTCGTGGTTGCCAAATTGAACTTGAAGCGCACCGATCTCGCAGAATTTGCTGCACAAATTATGGAGGCGGATTGGATGTCTGATGTTCAGATGATGGCATTGCTCGGGAGTGGTGTGTTGTCCGTCAATATTCCTGTCGCATCCGACACGGATTACCAATCGCTTGCGGATGCCCTGTCGCAACTCCGTCAAACCGCAATGTCGAAGCAGGGAAATCTCATCATAGAAGTTGCACCGCCTGAACTCAAACGGCACATTGACGTTTGGGGTTCCGTTGAAGGAACGCTCAATTTAATGAAACAGCTTAAAGCGAAATTCGATCCGACGGGTTTATTGAATCCAGGACGGTTTATTTCGAGTATTTAG
- a CDS encoding PglZ domain-containing protein translates to MQEKRWRLLWIDNQISDVEQSDPQLKSQRPQEQTNITTNPYIRFLEYRGYDLSITNTITEGITLLQNEDYHAVLLNYDGAMREENPLAHIRSVNAHVPIVLLTREMEQEVLQQASLYDVDSIFITAANDPDETSSQQLETSLAFVLEKQTGREAYTPQAYVQHFNRAQISGGATRGRDATDDWQTWIDTYVRLVEWDLRLDTLQNVDEIKSIHEIEKREANAAFADYIQANYHQWLAGEASPTLSVDVVYRYVIPEVQAGKQVLFVVMDCMRLDHWLKIEPLLYPLFHITTDYYYSILPTATRYARNAIFSGLFPLEFAERHPDLYAEPDTAHTSINRYEKDLMRLQLERHGILLKPPLHYFKIFDTRGEIQYLHWLNVTDRISLTALVVDFLDMMTHTRHEIDLLQQLVPDEAAFRTLAQTWFQHSHLYRMFRIAAERGMTVVLTSDHGSVLCRNAAKVSSQAELTTGLRFKEGKNISCSPEAGWVIKEPGAYRLPGEEARKSYVLAKEDYYFVYERQFDVYKEIFQGSFQHGGVSLEEMILPCVVLEPR, encoded by the coding sequence ATGCAGGAAAAAAGATGGAGGCTTCTGTGGATTGATAACCAGATCTCTGATGTAGAGCAATCTGACCCGCAACTTAAGAGTCAACGTCCTCAAGAGCAGACCAATATAACAACCAACCCCTACATCCGCTTTCTGGAATATCGAGGATACGACCTTTCTATAACAAATACTATTACTGAAGGCATTACGTTACTCCAGAATGAAGACTATCACGCTGTCCTGTTGAATTATGATGGAGCGATGCGAGAGGAGAATCCGCTCGCGCATATTCGGAGTGTAAATGCACATGTTCCTATTGTTCTCTTAACTCGAGAAATGGAACAGGAAGTCTTACAGCAAGCAAGCCTTTACGATGTTGACAGTATCTTCATAACGGCAGCAAACGATCCGGACGAAACCTCGTCTCAACAGTTAGAAACATCGCTTGCTTTTGTACTTGAAAAACAGACAGGACGGGAAGCATATACCCCACAGGCTTATGTTCAACACTTTAACAGGGCACAGATATCCGGTGGGGCTACGCGAGGGCGCGATGCCACCGACGATTGGCAGACCTGGATCGATACCTATGTTCGCCTCGTTGAATGGGATTTGAGACTTGACACGCTTCAGAACGTCGATGAAATTAAATCCATCCATGAGATAGAGAAACGAGAGGCAAATGCTGCGTTCGCTGACTATATTCAAGCCAACTATCACCAGTGGCTCGCGGGTGAAGCATCACCTACTTTATCTGTGGATGTCGTTTATCGATATGTTATTCCTGAAGTTCAGGCGGGGAAGCAGGTCCTATTTGTTGTTATGGATTGTATGCGGTTGGACCACTGGCTGAAAATCGAGCCTTTGCTGTATCCGTTGTTTCATATAACCACAGATTACTATTATTCCATTCTTCCAACTGCGACCCGTTATGCACGGAACGCTATTTTTAGCGGGTTGTTTCCGCTTGAATTTGCTGAAAGGCACCCCGATCTATATGCAGAACCCGATACGGCGCACACGAGTATCAACCGTTATGAGAAAGATCTGATGCGCTTGCAACTTGAACGGCACGGCATACTTCTCAAACCCCCTCTCCATTACTTCAAAATTTTTGATACACGCGGCGAGATTCAATATCTGCACTGGCTAAACGTTACGGACAGGATAAGTTTGACAGCTCTTGTTGTTGATTTCCTTGATATGATGACACATACACGGCATGAGATAGATTTACTACAGCAGCTGGTGCCAGATGAAGCAGCGTTTCGGACGCTCGCACAAACATGGTTTCAGCATTCACATCTTTATAGAATGTTCAGGATTGCGGCTGAACGCGGTATGACCGTCGTCTTAACGTCTGACCACGGTTCGGTCCTCTGTCGAAATGCCGCGAAGGTGTCAAGTCAAGCTGAACTCACGACGGGGCTTCGGTTTAAAGAAGGTAAAAACATCTCGTGTTCGCCGGAAGCCGGATGGGTCATAAAGGAACCGGGCGCGTATCGCTTACCCGGTGAAGAAGCACGAAAAAGTTATGTTCTCGCAAAAGAGGACTACTACTTCGTTTATGAAAGACAATTCGATGTCTATAAAGAAATATTTCAAGGCAGCTTCCAACACGGCGGTGTTTCACTTGAAGAGATGATTCTGCCTTGCGTTGTGCTCGAACCGAGGTAA
- a CDS encoding sulfite exporter TauE/SafE family protein, giving the protein MLETIRFHQYLSCGLLVLFIMVAPTPIQAQFGDFGFGEKPVVEKLSAKGYLSLDKVQPGSQFQIAVVVEITKGWHVNANPAGEGLIATEVIFPDMPYLTIGEVVYPKGEVLALGSIGEAPVYHDTITIGIHADLSQTAPLNPMMLDVELRYQACNDEQCLLPEVLTFTLPIEIVGIQDPIQRINEAVFASIEFGTPPGDGADKGSLARALSGGRVWLAFLLVFAGGILTSLTPCVYPLIPITVSVFGANESAGLFKSFLLSVVYVLGIVVTYAILGVAVASTGAVFGQIMANPWVVGFISLILVTLGLSMFGVFEIRLPYTVQNRLNTVGGAGFAGAFAMGTVAGVIAAPCTGPALAVVLTYIATTGSLFLGFWLMFTYAFGMGLLFIGIGTFSGLLSALPRSGGWMYVLENVFGIAIITMALYFLKDVFPPLLDFLQNSLPFFAIAGGFVLVGVWLGKLTQRFRGISRRMQFRKACGLLLAVLGAYMFVGGIQQPAGPHLDWVYDEAEGFEIAKREDKLVMLDFYASWCAACKELDHKTYANPAVAAKLDDYVSSETTQALTEKYQIPGLPVVIFMDANGTVLKRFTGFVGPQEMIGILEDIEKRPQ; this is encoded by the coding sequence ATGTTGGAAACCATCAGATTTCATCAATATTTATCCTGTGGGTTGTTAGTGCTTTTCATAATGGTAGCCCCTACGCCTATACAGGCACAGTTCGGGGATTTCGGATTTGGTGAAAAACCAGTTGTTGAAAAACTCTCAGCAAAGGGGTACCTCTCACTTGACAAGGTGCAACCGGGTAGCCAATTCCAAATTGCTGTCGTCGTTGAGATTACCAAAGGGTGGCATGTCAATGCCAATCCTGCCGGTGAAGGGTTGATCGCCACCGAGGTCATTTTTCCCGATATGCCGTATCTTACTATCGGTGAAGTCGTATATCCCAAGGGTGAGGTCTTGGCACTCGGTTCAATAGGAGAAGCCCCAGTCTATCACGATACCATTACTATCGGTATCCATGCCGATTTAAGCCAAACTGCTCCACTCAACCCTATGATGTTGGATGTGGAACTCAGATATCAGGCATGTAACGATGAACAGTGTCTATTACCCGAAGTGCTCACTTTCACGCTCCCTATTGAAATTGTTGGCATTCAAGACCCAATTCAGCGGATTAATGAAGCGGTTTTCGCCAGTATCGAATTCGGTACACCGCCCGGTGATGGAGCGGACAAAGGGAGCCTCGCACGCGCACTCTCTGGTGGACGCGTCTGGCTCGCATTTCTACTCGTGTTTGCAGGCGGAATTTTGACCAGTTTGACCCCTTGTGTTTACCCACTCATACCGATCACCGTTTCTGTTTTCGGTGCCAACGAGTCTGCTGGTTTATTCAAATCGTTTTTGCTCTCTGTTGTGTATGTGCTCGGGATCGTTGTAACCTATGCGATTTTAGGCGTGGCGGTTGCGTCGACAGGCGCAGTTTTCGGGCAGATAATGGCAAATCCGTGGGTCGTCGGTTTCATCAGCCTCATTCTTGTGACCTTGGGGTTGTCTATGTTCGGTGTTTTTGAGATTCGGTTGCCGTATACGGTGCAGAACCGTCTGAACACCGTTGGAGGTGCCGGATTCGCAGGCGCGTTCGCTATGGGGACAGTCGCAGGGGTGATCGCCGCACCTTGCACGGGACCAGCGTTGGCAGTCGTGCTAACTTATATCGCGACGACGGGAAGTCTCTTTCTCGGATTCTGGCTCATGTTCACTTACGCCTTCGGCATGGGACTCCTCTTTATCGGTATTGGTACATTCTCTGGATTGCTTTCCGCACTACCACGTTCAGGTGGATGGATGTATGTTTTGGAGAACGTCTTCGGCATTGCCATTATTACGATGGCACTCTACTTTCTTAAAGATGTATTTCCACCGCTGCTGGATTTCCTACAGAACTCGTTACCATTTTTCGCGATTGCCGGTGGTTTCGTACTCGTTGGTGTGTGGCTCGGCAAGTTAACGCAACGTTTCAGGGGTATCTCTCGACGGATGCAATTCCGAAAGGCGTGTGGTCTTTTGCTGGCTGTATTGGGGGCTTATATGTTTGTTGGAGGTATCCAACAACCCGCTGGACCCCACTTGGATTGGGTTTACGACGAAGCCGAAGGATTTGAAATCGCCAAGCGCGAGGATAAACTCGTAATGCTTGACTTTTATGCCTCTTGGTGCGCTGCGTGTAAAGAACTTGATCATAAGACGTATGCCAATCCTGCAGTCGCTGCGAAACTCGATGATTATGTGAGCTCCGAAACGACGCAAGCACTAACTGAAAAATATCAGATTCCCGGATTGCCTGTGGTGATTTTCATGGATGCGAATGGGACGGTTCTCAAGCGATTCACCGGGTTCGTTGGTCCGCAGGAGATGATTGGTATTCTTGAAGATATTGAAAAACGTCCACAGTAG